A genome region from Natranaeroarchaeum sulfidigenes includes the following:
- a CDS encoding DUF7500 family protein: protein MTEEPDDERDPTVLTPEELELEAEAGVEQIEENRFVVNPSGEPTSSVDESGPSAPDTGPREYAASESQQGAGEPEKAAATAAREPDETSSDSPSRRDGSASDERHDELNGETAFSPSARGVALEHMDRSHAIDVLLKTDDGIAERRIAADDRITVFEELLTWYASTIDDDNAPAATISALLAEADLNS from the coding sequence ATGACAGAGGAGCCGGACGACGAGCGGGACCCGACCGTGCTTACACCCGAGGAGCTCGAGCTGGAAGCGGAAGCTGGCGTCGAGCAGATCGAAGAGAACCGGTTCGTGGTCAATCCGTCGGGCGAGCCAACTTCTTCTGTGGACGAGTCCGGGCCGTCGGCACCCGATACTGGTCCTCGGGAGTATGCTGCGTCGGAGAGTCAGCAGGGGGCGGGAGAGCCCGAGAAGGCAGCCGCCACCGCTGCTCGTGAGCCGGACGAGACATCGTCCGACTCGCCCTCACGGCGGGACGGCTCCGCGTCGGACGAGCGACACGATGAACTGAACGGTGAAACAGCCTTTTCACCTTCCGCACGTGGAGTTGCGCTGGAACATATGGACCGCTCACATGCCATCGACGTGTTGCTGAAGACCGACGATGGGATCGCCGAACGACGGATCGCCGCTGACGACCGGATTACTGTCTTCGAGGAGCTTCTCACCTGGTACGCCAGTACGATCGACGACGATAACGCGCCTGCAGCGACGATATCGGCGCTACTTGCCGAAGCTGACCTCAATTCGTGA
- a CDS encoding FlaD/FlaE family flagellar protein — protein MNIGTILDELGLDALSPGGPDDPDAGPQEPLDDEDEEEDVSEEKETRESSSSGGLFGGGDDGSSELTDDIADLEHELSGVRNQVEQNSASIDGLESEQVNVGERLDRIEEHNATLLGVYDHLTESVNPFTGDWEGDIEQPDESESKFGVIPGPEDETENEDAWDTETEETDPGQSSERSPEPEPTFEPASEQPVRTTATEPTSTSTRPPNTDDGPYLTRFAATYATEVLLMEWLTMLVDRSGQEGALKALDHYDRIDWISEPVKRDLEVMLSGAHCDPDTPPQNDLNTDVHDRSFKYIARLSQQAQLEQSEQVR, from the coding sequence ATGAATATAGGAACCATTCTGGACGAATTGGGGTTGGACGCGCTCTCACCCGGCGGTCCAGACGACCCCGATGCCGGCCCACAGGAGCCGCTTGACGACGAGGACGAAGAGGAAGATGTCTCCGAAGAAAAAGAGACCAGGGAGTCCTCGTCATCCGGCGGGCTTTTCGGCGGCGGTGACGACGGTTCGAGCGAACTCACCGACGATATCGCCGATCTCGAACACGAACTCAGCGGGGTCCGTAATCAGGTCGAACAGAACAGTGCCAGCATCGATGGACTTGAAAGCGAACAGGTGAACGTCGGCGAACGACTAGATAGAATCGAAGAGCACAACGCGACCCTGCTCGGCGTCTACGATCACCTCACAGAGAGCGTCAATCCGTTTACGGGCGACTGGGAAGGCGATATCGAGCAGCCTGACGAGTCCGAATCGAAGTTCGGCGTTATCCCCGGCCCCGAAGACGAGACTGAAAACGAGGATGCATGGGACACCGAGACGGAAGAGACCGATCCTGGCCAGTCCAGTGAACGTTCCCCGGAGCCGGAACCGACGTTCGAGCCAGCATCGGAACAACCGGTTCGAACGACAGCCACGGAGCCGACATCCACATCAACACGACCGCCGAACACCGATGACGGGCCGTACCTGACGCGGTTTGCGGCCACCTACGCGACCGAAGTATTGCTCATGGAGTGGTTGACGATGCTCGTCGATCGCTCGGGTCAGGAAGGCGCACTGAAAGCGCTGGATCATTACGACCGTATCGACTGGATTAGCGAACCGGTCAAGCGGGATCTGGAGGTCATGCTCAGCGGCGCACACTGTGACCCCGATACGCCACCACAAAACGATCTCAACACTGACGTTCACGATCGGAGTTTCAAATACATCGCCAGACTCTCACAGCAGGCACAACTGGAGCAGTCGGAGCAGGTGAGGTGA
- a CDS encoding flagellar protein G has protein sequence MASVSVSHLIIFIAALTVAVGVATTLTVNVESMSVSLDERGDSVAQDIETDISIISDAGSPDSIYSTDEDGNGEVTLLVKNTGNRPTHTDSSDLDVLINGQYQNGVDVDVIGSEGSTVWGEGDVVRMTVNEPLDAGDHRATVRVRSNEDTLRFYLDE, from the coding sequence GTGGCGAGCGTTTCTGTGTCCCATCTGATCATCTTCATCGCCGCGCTCACTGTGGCCGTCGGCGTTGCGACGACGCTGACCGTCAACGTCGAAAGTATGAGCGTCTCGTTAGACGAACGAGGTGACAGCGTTGCTCAGGACATCGAAACCGACATCAGTATTATCAGTGACGCGGGAAGTCCCGACTCGATCTACTCGACCGATGAGGACGGCAACGGCGAAGTTACCCTCCTCGTGAAAAACACCGGGAATCGTCCGACACACACTGACAGCAGCGATCTCGACGTGCTGATCAACGGGCAGTATCAGAACGGTGTCGACGTCGACGTGATCGGTAGCGAAGGATCCACGGTGTGGGGCGAAGGCGACGTTGTGCGGATGACCGTGAACGAACCCCTCGATGCCGGAGATCACCGGGCAACGGTGCGGGTCAGATCTAACGAAGATACGCTACGGTTCTATCTGGATGAATAA
- a CDS encoding ATPase domain-containing protein, protein MVSLYELGLEERDRVNPAFGGGFPKGSIVLLEGSHGAGKSVFAQRFCYGLCESDTYVTYVSAELTAGSLIKQMGSMDYDIVDHLLREQLLFLHADVDTRDTINQRPGPEEAGGRELITKLMQAETMWESDVVIFDGFDAILLHDPHYEAISEHGDADDIMQNMITYFRQIVNQDKTLILTVNPDSLSRTALRPLRNAADVYLSLEMESVGSEVRRNIVVKKFAEMGNQVDDNIGYAVQSGRGITIVTRTVA, encoded by the coding sequence ATGGTAAGCCTATACGAACTCGGACTCGAGGAGCGCGATCGGGTAAACCCGGCCTTCGGTGGCGGGTTCCCGAAAGGAAGTATCGTCCTGCTGGAAGGGAGCCACGGCGCTGGCAAGAGCGTGTTCGCTCAGCGGTTCTGTTATGGACTCTGTGAGAGCGATACGTACGTCACCTACGTCTCCGCCGAACTGACCGCGGGTAGCCTGATAAAACAGATGGGGTCGATGGACTACGATATTGTCGATCATCTGCTCCGTGAGCAGTTGCTGTTCTTGCACGCGGATGTCGACACCAGAGATACGATCAACCAGCGACCGGGTCCCGAGGAAGCGGGTGGACGCGAACTCATCACGAAGCTCATGCAGGCCGAGACGATGTGGGAAAGTGATGTCGTCATCTTCGACGGATTCGACGCCATCCTGCTTCACGATCCCCACTACGAGGCGATCAGTGAACACGGCGACGCCGACGATATCATGCAGAACATGATCACCTACTTCCGACAGATCGTCAACCAGGACAAAACGCTGATCCTGACCGTCAATCCGGATTCGCTGTCCCGGACGGCTCTCAGACCTCTCCGGAACGCCGCCGATGTCTACCTGTCACTGGAGATGGAAAGTGTCGGGAGCGAAGTCCGACGCAACATCGTCGTCAAGAAGTTCGCGGAGATGGGCAATCAGGTCGATGACAACATCGGCTACGCAGTCCAGTCCGGCCGCGGGATCACGATCGTGACACGGACGGTGGCCTGA
- a CDS encoding type II/IV secretion system ATPase subunit produces MTELGTANLSGQLGALAHEHPHLDEHLEYYRDIHGEYPMYTETLEDEHEVARPNVIYPTQSEHAVFCHVHGDVGQPLTYYVVEPTLNADEQAVFDDVRQRILEKSVNKPAPTDDEQFIEHIDELLESVTHVGGVATGALQQLLGTRITVAPDTYQKIRYQLQRDIVGLGPLNPVMQDPQNEDIHVIGTDQCYVDHGTYGMLPTTVDFGTPAEFENWLRNMGERMDTPVSDSNPIIDSTLPDGSRINIIYSDDVSVQGPSLTIRQGDEVPLSVLQITKWGTLSPKLAAYLWLCLENEQTVFVVGETASGKTTTLNAITSFIPRDSKIYTAEDTAEVVPPHDTWQQLLTREGQGEDSSSDIDLFDLVASALRSRPDYIIVGEVRGAEGQMAFQAAQTGHPVMLTFHASDIVSMIQRFTGEPINVPETFMDNCDVALFQNRVKQGDDVYRRVTSVQEIEGYSKHDGGVVTQQAFRWDPRDDEIVFTGMNNSHVLENQIAELLGYENTREIYDELDRRAQIVERLIEADVLEYEEVNDAIATFQRDGVEALPIDLTGLTASPQAI; encoded by the coding sequence ATGACGGAACTCGGAACTGCGAACCTGTCAGGACAACTTGGCGCGCTCGCACACGAGCATCCCCATCTCGACGAGCATCTCGAATACTATCGGGATATCCATGGGGAGTACCCGATGTATACCGAGACGCTGGAGGACGAACACGAGGTCGCCAGACCGAACGTCATCTACCCCACCCAGAGTGAGCATGCAGTCTTCTGTCACGTTCACGGCGATGTCGGCCAGCCGTTGACGTACTACGTTGTCGAACCGACACTCAATGCCGACGAACAGGCCGTTTTCGACGACGTGCGACAACGGATCCTCGAAAAGAGCGTCAACAAGCCCGCCCCGACGGACGACGAGCAGTTCATCGAGCACATCGACGAACTACTCGAGAGCGTCACACACGTCGGCGGGGTCGCGACCGGCGCGCTCCAGCAACTGCTCGGGACACGCATCACCGTCGCGCCCGACACCTACCAGAAGATCCGCTACCAGCTACAGCGCGATATCGTCGGACTCGGGCCGCTGAACCCAGTCATGCAGGACCCACAGAACGAGGATATTCACGTCATCGGAACCGACCAGTGTTACGTCGACCACGGCACCTATGGGATGTTGCCTACCACGGTCGACTTCGGGACGCCCGCTGAGTTCGAGAACTGGTTGCGGAACATGGGCGAACGGATGGACACGCCGGTCAGCGACTCGAACCCGATCATCGACTCGACGCTGCCCGATGGGTCGCGTATCAACATCATCTACTCCGATGACGTGTCGGTGCAAGGCCCCTCGCTGACGATCCGACAGGGGGACGAGGTTCCGCTGTCCGTCCTCCAGATCACAAAGTGGGGGACGCTCTCGCCGAAACTCGCCGCCTACCTCTGGCTCTGTCTCGAAAACGAACAGACGGTCTTCGTGGTTGGCGAGACCGCCTCGGGAAAGACGACGACACTGAACGCGATTACCTCGTTTATTCCGCGAGACTCGAAGATCTATACTGCGGAAGACACCGCCGAAGTCGTTCCACCACACGATACCTGGCAACAGTTGCTCACTCGCGAGGGTCAGGGGGAAGACTCCAGTTCGGATATCGACCTGTTCGACCTGGTCGCTTCGGCGCTCCGATCTCGCCCTGACTACATCATCGTGGGCGAGGTTCGAGGTGCGGAAGGACAGATGGCGTTTCAGGCCGCACAGACCGGACACCCCGTCATGCTTACCTTCCACGCCAGCGACATCGTGTCGATGATCCAGCGCTTTACCGGTGAGCCGATCAACGTCCCCGAGACGTTCATGGACAACTGCGATGTCGCGCTGTTCCAGAACAGGGTCAAACAGGGGGACGATGTCTATCGGCGGGTTACCAGCGTTCAGGAGATCGAGGGATACTCGAAACATGACGGCGGTGTCGTGACCCAGCAGGCCTTCCGGTGGGATCCCCGCGACGACGAGATCGTCTTTACCGGGATGAACAACTCTCACGTCCTCGAAAACCAGATCGCGGAACTGCTCGGCTACGAGAACACCCGCGAGATCTACGACGAACTGGACCGACGTGCACAGATCGTCGAGCGCCTGATCGAAGCGGATGTCCTCGAATACGAGGAAGTCAACGATGCGATCGCGACGTTCCAGCGAGACGGGGTCGAGGCGCTGCCGATCGACCTGACCGGACTCACCGCATCGCCACAAGCAATCTAG
- the flaJ gene encoding archaellar assembly protein FlaJ: MSSESATATSRNAEDDSSVELKEAVRSLLMAYEGMEMSIQRYLLVILFPSVVFGITVAILPFLLPVPGIATGPFLILGLFLPFIALVYPKLQNDRQQKEVRDQFHLFITHITILSTTNIDRVEVFRTLSKEEDYNAIATEMGHIVALIDTWNLSLDDACRFRARRVSSPLMQDFLERLAYTVGAGQPMSDFLINEQDNILQHYKVRYENELERLNVIKDVYLSVINSTTFGLVFAILLPFLIGIDPMIALSAVLTLYLFVQVTFIYVMNNVAPQDPVWSHSDDIALERNIRLRISIIVSIGLSLLLMALTYLALDGVLPVGTDLPEPIYMAIPFTPLLISGLVMRREEQRVKNRDDEFPSFIRALGAVESVKQSSTSSVLSSLRRKDFGSLTETINNLYLRLAMQINSTLAWKYFATETGSYLIQRFSDMYVVGRRMGGEPIQLGELIEKNFTQVLNLRQMRTQETGTIIGVIYGITATSTFAFFVGLEIVRLLQDISGDLELDQAGLSGLLHPQVYDIDQVRFFLFIAILLNAMLSSMMIRVIDRGHSLSALNHFVVLVWMSVIIAVLTRYLMNSLITV; this comes from the coding sequence ATGAGCTCTGAAAGCGCAACAGCGACCAGCCGTAACGCGGAGGATGATTCCTCCGTCGAACTCAAGGAGGCGGTGCGATCGCTGTTGATGGCGTACGAGGGGATGGAGATGTCCATCCAGCGATATCTCCTCGTCATTCTGTTTCCCTCGGTAGTCTTCGGTATTACGGTTGCCATCCTCCCGTTTTTGCTTCCCGTGCCGGGGATCGCTACCGGCCCATTCCTGATTCTTGGGCTCTTTCTTCCGTTCATCGCCCTCGTCTATCCGAAACTGCAGAACGACCGACAACAGAAGGAAGTGCGGGACCAGTTCCACCTCTTTATTACGCATATCACGATCCTCTCTACGACCAACATCGATCGTGTCGAAGTGTTCCGGACACTCTCGAAAGAGGAGGATTACAACGCTATCGCGACCGAGATGGGCCATATCGTCGCATTGATCGACACCTGGAACCTGAGTCTCGACGACGCCTGTCGGTTTCGCGCACGACGCGTCTCCAGTCCACTGATGCAGGATTTCCTCGAACGGCTTGCCTACACCGTGGGAGCGGGCCAGCCCATGAGTGACTTTCTGATCAACGAGCAGGACAACATCCTCCAGCACTACAAGGTCCGGTATGAGAACGAGCTAGAACGGCTCAACGTCATCAAAGACGTCTACCTGTCGGTGATCAACTCGACCACGTTCGGCCTCGTCTTCGCGATCTTGCTTCCCTTCCTCATCGGTATCGACCCGATGATCGCGCTCTCTGCCGTGCTGACGCTGTATCTGTTCGTGCAGGTGACGTTCATTTACGTGATGAACAACGTCGCCCCGCAGGATCCGGTCTGGAGCCACTCCGACGATATCGCGCTGGAACGCAACATTCGGCTTCGGATCTCGATCATCGTTAGCATCGGACTTAGCCTCCTGTTGATGGCTCTGACGTATCTCGCGCTCGATGGCGTGTTGCCGGTCGGCACTGATCTCCCCGAGCCGATCTACATGGCGATTCCGTTCACGCCGCTGTTGATCAGCGGGCTCGTCATGCGCCGGGAGGAACAGCGGGTCAAAAACCGTGACGACGAGTTTCCCTCGTTCATCCGCGCGCTTGGCGCGGTCGAAAGTGTCAAACAGAGCTCGACGTCGTCGGTCCTCTCTTCGCTGCGCCGGAAGGACTTCGGCTCGCTTACGGAGACGATCAACAACCTCTATCTGCGGCTGGCCATGCAGATCAACTCGACGCTCGCCTGGAAGTACTTCGCTACCGAGACCGGTTCCTACCTGATCCAGCGCTTTAGCGACATGTACGTCGTCGGTCGGCGGATGGGCGGCGAGCCGATTCAACTTGGCGAACTCATCGAGAAGAACTTCACGCAGGTGTTGAACCTGCGACAGATGCGGACCCAGGAAACGGGGACGATCATCGGCGTGATCTACGGGATCACCGCGACGAGCACCTTCGCCTTCTTCGTCGGGCTCGAAATCGTCCGCCTGTTACAGGATATCTCCGGCGATCTCGAACTCGATCAGGCTGGCCTCAGCGGCTTGCTCCACCCACAGGTGTACGATATTGACCAGGTTCGATTTTTCCTCTTTATCGCCATTCTGCTCAACGCTATGCTCTCCTCAATGATGATCCGCGTCATCGACCGGGGCCACTCCCTGAGCGCACTGAATCACTTCGTCGTTCTCGTCTGGATGAGCGTCATTATCGCCGTCCTGACGCGATACCTGATGAACTCGCTGATCACGGTGTGA
- a CDS encoding AbrB/MazE/SpoVT family DNA-binding domain-containing protein, translating to MSDTGGRPKQQEYGEAEINDRGRLTIPKALRDDLRLDGGTRFTVLRDGTEIRLVRQLPELETVSSGKSRDEWGEDAFRDAGEATFGGR from the coding sequence ATGAGCGATACCGGTGGGAGGCCGAAACAACAGGAGTACGGTGAGGCTGAAATCAACGATCGCGGCCGTCTGACGATACCGAAAGCACTGCGAGACGATCTTCGACTCGATGGGGGGACGCGCTTTACAGTCCTTCGGGACGGTACCGAAATCAGGCTCGTCCGACAACTCCCCGAACTGGAGACCGTTTCGTCGGGCAAATCACGCGACGAATGGGGGGAGGACGCGTTTCGAGATGCGGGTGAAGCGACGTTCGGGGGGCGATAA
- a CDS encoding type II toxin-antitoxin system VapC family toxin — translation MRILPDVNALSIQLIDDHPGHPYVAEQLVPALHGEETLLLFGYLPLRVQWVLEDLGLSTVDARNAVSSLLQYPVECVDSTPDIVLDAYEISAEKNHDVYDCFYIALARQADADVIVTTDRDFEVLCEDEQFEYTNPVPEDVLSEFHQV, via the coding sequence ATGCGGATACTCCCTGATGTCAACGCGCTCTCGATCCAACTTATCGACGACCATCCGGGCCACCCGTACGTGGCGGAACAGCTCGTTCCGGCACTGCACGGCGAAGAGACGCTGTTGTTGTTCGGCTATCTTCCACTCCGAGTGCAATGGGTGCTTGAGGATCTCGGTCTGTCGACAGTCGATGCTCGAAACGCAGTGAGTTCGTTATTGCAGTATCCGGTGGAGTGTGTCGACTCGACGCCAGACATTGTTCTCGATGCCTACGAAATCAGTGCAGAAAAAAACCACGACGTGTACGATTGCTTTTATATCGCGCTTGCACGTCAAGCAGATGCTGACGTGATTGTTACGACGGACAGGGACTTCGAGGTCCTGTGTGAAGATGAGCAGTTCGAGTACACCAATCCTGTCCCCGAGGACGTGCTGTCGGAGTTCCACCAGGTGTGA
- a CDS encoding FlaD/FlaE family flagellar protein, which translates to MSQRHSVTGRSSTPHLDSLDGTAAEQVTAMAWARYLGNEFGSTGAIRSLRFYRDAGWISGEVYRKMVDYVRGLSVDELSNDDDGDETSIDALAETPYEGHARSLEYVAAIAGDSIERDLTTLRLGQNGVNSNAGIGGDDGGVPEDSQCAATDEDGEPCTRPALGDSDYCHDHHEDPVDDEMSEE; encoded by the coding sequence ATGAGCCAACGACACAGCGTGACCGGGCGCAGTTCCACACCCCATCTGGACTCGCTCGACGGGACGGCAGCAGAGCAGGTGACTGCGATGGCCTGGGCACGGTATCTCGGCAACGAGTTCGGTTCGACCGGCGCGATCCGCTCCCTGCGATTCTACAGAGATGCTGGCTGGATCAGCGGCGAGGTCTATCGGAAGATGGTTGATTACGTGCGCGGGCTCTCGGTCGACGAGCTCTCGAACGACGACGACGGCGACGAGACGAGTATCGACGCGCTCGCGGAGACGCCGTACGAGGGCCACGCTCGATCACTCGAATACGTCGCCGCCATCGCTGGCGACAGCATCGAACGCGACCTGACGACGCTCCGCCTCGGACAGAACGGCGTCAACTCGAACGCCGGAATCGGCGGTGATGACGGCGGCGTGCCCGAGGACAGCCAGTGTGCGGCAACCGATGAGGATGGCGAGCCGTGTACCCGGCCCGCGCTCGGTGACAGCGACTACTGTCACGACCACCACGAGGACCCGGTGGATGACGAGATGAGCGAGGAGTAG
- a CDS encoding archaellin/type IV pilin N-terminal domain-containing protein translates to MEITIPDRPERRAQIGVETLIVFIAMVLVAAIAATLLLNTAGFLQNQASTTAQDAQDQVSNQVLIISSVGEISEDGGDNAIGEVRVSVMQSPGAGEIDLGGSSVEYVGPDGQETLIYDESPDVGEFGVEDVRNGDTVPVLTERQDRYVISVELTDDDTSDLRYLEPGESATLRIVTPAGSEAVEILNVPQSLSSYDEGDAVQL, encoded by the coding sequence ATGGAGATCACCATACCAGACAGACCGGAGCGGCGTGCCCAGATCGGCGTCGAGACGCTGATCGTGTTCATCGCGATGGTGCTCGTCGCGGCGATCGCGGCGACGCTGCTTCTCAACACAGCCGGATTTCTCCAGAACCAGGCGTCGACGACCGCCCAGGACGCCCAGGATCAGGTCTCCAATCAGGTACTGATCATCAGCTCGGTCGGCGAGATCTCAGAGGACGGCGGGGACAACGCCATCGGCGAGGTCCGCGTGAGCGTGATGCAATCACCCGGCGCGGGCGAGATCGACCTTGGCGGCTCCTCGGTCGAGTATGTCGGCCCCGACGGTCAGGAGACGCTGATCTACGACGAGAGCCCCGATGTGGGTGAGTTCGGCGTCGAGGACGTCCGCAACGGCGATACCGTTCCCGTCCTCACCGAGCGCCAGGACCGCTACGTCATCAGCGTCGAGCTGACCGACGACGACACCAGCGATCTCCGCTATCTCGAACCGGGCGAGAGCGCGACGCTGCGGATCGTCACCCCCGCGGGCAGCGAGGCGGTGGAGATTCTGAATGTGCCGCAGTCGCTCAGTAGCTACGACGAGGGCGACGCGGTGCAACTCTGA
- a CDS encoding archaellin/type IV pilin N-terminal domain-containing protein: protein MEISVPEFTRDNDRGQVGIETLIVFIAMILVAAIAASVLINTAGFLQNQASETSQDSEDQVSNQVLIISSIGEVAEVDGEVENVEFEIDADSADADEADLEYLSGDFDFESDDGDLIVRNVDEDEEFVWTDDTDPVTEGESIALHDEVDYSDDDDIEVEWTDDSTVWDFGTVDDSFDDTETEEVTVEDGENQISEISMTVMQSPGADEIDLSGASIEYIGPDGQDTLTYEDGFDVIGTQDEDETAPVLTQRQDRFTIEIGLEEDGEDLRYLEEGEDATVRITTQSGSEAVTIVNVPQSLSSYDTGDAVEL, encoded by the coding sequence ATGGAAATCAGCGTACCCGAATTCACACGCGACAACGATCGAGGTCAGGTCGGTATCGAGACCCTGATCGTCTTCATCGCAATGATTCTAGTGGCAGCGATCGCAGCGAGCGTACTAATTAACACGGCAGGATTCCTGCAGAACCAGGCGAGCGAGACGAGTCAGGACTCCGAAGATCAGGTGTCCAATCAGGTGCTGATTATCAGTTCGATTGGTGAGGTTGCAGAGGTTGACGGTGAGGTTGAAAACGTTGAATTTGAGATTGATGCTGACAGCGCTGATGCTGACGAGGCCGACTTGGAATACCTAAGTGGTGACTTCGACTTTGAGTCGGATGACGGCGACTTGATCGTCAGAAATGTAGATGAGGACGAAGAATTCGTCTGGACTGACGACACTGATCCCGTCACTGAAGGTGAAAGTATTGCTCTCCACGACGAAGTTGATTACAGTGATGACGACGACATAGAGGTCGAATGGACTGATGACAGCACTGTGTGGGACTTCGGTACAGTTGACGATTCGTTCGACGATACGGAAACTGAGGAAGTGACTGTCGAAGACGGTGAAAACCAGATCAGCGAGATCAGCATGACGGTCATGCAGTCGCCGGGTGCTGACGAGATCGACCTCAGCGGTGCATCCATCGAGTACATCGGCCCTGACGGTCAGGATACTCTGACCTACGAGGACGGCTTCGATGTCATCGGTACGCAGGACGAAGACGAAACTGCACCCGTTCTGACCCAGCGACAGGACCGCTTCACCATCGAGATCGGACTCGAAGAGGATGGAGAAGACCTCCGCTACCTCGAAGAGGGTGAAGATGCCACGGTTCGCATCACTACCCAGTCCGGTAGCGAGGCAGTCACCATCGTGAACGTCCCGCAGTCGCTCAGCAGTTACGACACTGGCGACGCAGTCGAACTGTAA